A DNA window from Coffea arabica cultivar ET-39 chromosome 6c, Coffea Arabica ET-39 HiFi, whole genome shotgun sequence contains the following coding sequences:
- the LOC113691765 gene encoding uncharacterized protein — protein sequence MAQSVKPISSPVPEPWYPTLAVLMLAVGLIVAASFFIYEATSSKKNRSLAKELTTGAVASVFLGFGSLFLLLACGIYV from the exons ATG GCTCAATCAGTGAAGCCGATCTCGAGCCCAGTCCCGGAGCCGTGGTACCCAACCCTGGCCGTCCTAATGCTCGCCGTTGGCCTGATCGTCGCTGCGTCCTTTTTCAT TTATGAAGCTACCTCTTCAAAGAAGAATCGTAGTCTTGCTAAGGAGCTCACTACTGGGGCAGTGGCATCTGTCTTCTTG GGTTTTGGATCGTTGTTCTTGCTACTTGCTTGTGGGATTTATGTTTGA
- the LOC113692630 gene encoding receptor-like serine/threonine-protein kinase ALE2 isoform X10 — protein sequence MATAPASNTHASKRAPQNSLPPGISSSILPVPVGLSPGKSPGNPLSIPPALPKEPPSTSSEPDTAPASSPVATPPNGTSTQQSPVSTSPAKAPSVHDNMGNSDNAPPPLPSRNAPVVSGSNSPASQPSSSFQWHHGKNYKRTPAPSVYMAPPPASAVEAPSVHDNMGNSDNAPSPLPSRNAPVVSGSNSPAYRPSSSFQWHHGKNYKRTPAPSVYMAPPPASAVEAPPDNSSSDPKTDFRFHAPPPLNPGSSTPSSHFPFPTPKSHDSSSPSPHPSSSSQQMPIHSPKMSPTRPMPRMPKMPLQPPLQALPPPPPNGDCTSLTCSEPLTNGAPGSPCVCVLPMQVGLRLSVALYNFFPLVSEFAAEVAAGVFLKPSQVRIMGANAASQDPEKTIVLTDLVPLGETFDNTTAYLTFRRFWLQEVIIQTSLFGDYEVLYVHYPGLPPSPPSASSDIGTIETDPYSSRNNNGAAIKPFGVDVGRQHHRGGLSRSVIAIIVLSTSIVVIFCCAIAWVLVLKHREQLCPPDSTPPATMPSLAKSSGIPASMIGSGPSSASLSYGSSIAAYAGSTKSFSTCDIEKATDNFSETRILGEGGFGRVYSGVLEDGTHVAVKVLKRADQQGGREFLSEIEMLSRLHHRNLVKLIGICTEERTRCLIYELIPNGSVESHLHGNIIFCLYKFQPCFLAIFICFLCLLSGVHQEYAPLDWGARLKIALGAARGLAYLHEDSSPRVIHRDFKSSNILLEHDFTPKVSDFGLARTALDEENKHISTRVMGTFGYVAPEYAMTGHLLVKSDVYSYGVVLLELLTGRKPVDMSQPPGQENLVSWARPVLTSEEGLESIIDPTLGPDLPFDGISKVAAIASMCVQPEVSNRPFMGEVVQALKLICNECDETKEMGSRSCSQEDLSLDMDTGISNTLDPLGVPLHGQSPVSHYGQSPVSHYDSEVDVERGISVSDLLSSSARYAMQDSGPLGRRSGSGPLTLGKARQLWQKMRRLSGGTVSEHGLMFKSWRGSR from the exons AGCCTGATACAGCTCCTGCATCATCTCCTGTTGCCACACCACCAAATGGAACAAGCACCCAGCAGTCGCCTGTGAGCACTTCACCAGCAAAAG CTCCATCTGTTCATGATAATATGGGGAATTCCGATAatgctcctcctcctcttccatCCCGCAATGCTCCTGTAGTTTCAGGGTCCAACTCCCCTGCATCTCAaccttcttcttcatttcaatGGCATCATGGGAAGAATTATAAGAGAACTCCTGCTCCATCAGTATATATGGCTCCTCCTCCTGCTTCGGCTGTAGAAG CTCCATCTGTTCATGATAATATGGGGAATTCCGATAATGCTCCTTCTCCTCTTCCATCCCGCAATGCCCCTGTAGTTTCAGGGTCCAACTCCCCTGCATATCGaccttcttcttcatttcaatGGCATCATGGGAAGAATTATAAGAGAACTCCTGCTCCATCAGTATATATGGCTCCTCCTCCTGCTTCGGCTGTAGAAG CTCCTCCAGATAATTCAAGCTCAGACCCGAAGACTGACTTTAGGTTCCATGCTCCTCCACCCCTAAACCCAG GATCCTCAACACCCTCATCTCATTTTCCCTTTCCTACACCAAAAAGCCATGATTCTTCCTCGCCATCACCACATCCTTCATCTTCATCTCAACAAA TGCCAATTCATTCCCCGAAAATGTCTCCCACAAGACCTATGCCAAGGATGCCAAAGATGCCTCTCCAGCCACCTTTGCAAGCATTACCACCTCCACCACCTAATGGAG ATTGCACATCATTGACGTGCTCAGAGCCATTGACAAATGGTGCTCCTGGATCTCCATGCGTTTGTGTCCTACCTATGCAAGTAGGACTCCGCCTAAGTGTTGCGTTGTACAATTTCTTCCCTTTAGTTTCAGAGTTCGCAGCAGAAGTAGCTGCTGGAGTGTTTTTGAAGCCAAGTCAAGTTCGGATTATGGGGGCAAACGCTGCCAGCCAGGATCCAGAAAAGACCATTGTCCTCACTGACTTAGTACCCCTGGGAGAAACATTTGATAATACCACAGCTTATCTGACATTTCGAAGATTCTGGCTCCAAGAAGTTATTATACAAACTTCACTCTTTGGAGACTACGAAGTGCTTTATGTACATTATCCAG GTCTTCCACCCTCTCCACCTTCTGCATCTTCTGATATTGGTACTATAGAAACTGACCCTTATTCTAGTCGCAACAACAATGGAGCGGCCATAAAGCCATTTGGGGTTGATGTGGGAAGACAGCATCACAGAGGTGGGCTAAGTCGAAGTGTGATAGCAATTATAGTTTTGTCTACCTCTATAGTTGTAATTTTCTGCTGCGCTATTGCATGGGTATTGGTTTTAAAACACAGAGAGCAGCTCTGCCCTCCAGACTCTACTCCACCGGCTACTATGCCTTCCCTTGCAAAATCATCAG GGATTCCTGCCTCTATGATTGGAAGTGGGCCAAGTTCTGCTTCGTTATCTTATGGTTCTAGCATTGCAGCATATGCTGGTTCTACAAAATCTTTTAGTACATGTGATATAGAGAAAGCAACAGATAACTTCAGTGAAACAAGAATACTTGGTGAAGGCGGCTTTGGTCGTGTTTATAGTGGCGTGCTTGAAGATGGGACACATGTGGCTGTAAAAGTTCTAAAGCGAGCTGACCAGCAGGGAGGTCGTGAGTTCTTGTCGGAAATAGAGATGCTTAGTCGCCTTCATCACCGAAACTTGGTCAAGTTGATTGGTATATGTACAGAGGAGCGAACTCGTTGCTTAATCTATGAACTCATACCAAATGGCAGTGTGGAATCTCATCTGCACGGTAATATTATCTTCTGTTTATACAAGTTCCAACCTTGTTTCCTGGCTATATTTATATGCTTTCTTTGCTTGCTCTCAGGAGTTCACCAGGAATATGCTCCTCTTGATTGGGGTGCTCGGCTTAAGATAGCTCTTGGTGCTGCTCGTGGTCTGGCCTATCTGCATGAAGATTCGAGTCCACGAGTCATACACAGGGACTTCAAGTCCAGCAACATCTTGTTGGAACATGACTTTACGCCTAAAGTCTCTGATTTTGGTTTGGCTCGAACTGCATTGGATGAGGAAAATAAACACATTTCGACACGTGTAATGGGAACCTTTGG GTATGTCGCTCCAGAGTATGCAATGACCGGTCATCTGCTTGTGAAGAGCGATGTTTACAGTTATGGGGTTGTACTTCTTGAGCTGTTGACAGGTAGAAAACCAGTAGACATGTCTCAACCACCTGGTCAAGAGAATTTGGTTTCTTGGGCCCGCCCAGTGCTTACGAGTGAAGAAGGTTTAGAATCCATCATAGACCCAACTTTGGGCCCTGATCTTCCATTTGATGGTATCTCAAAGGTAGCTGCGATTGCTTCAATGTGCGTTCAACCAGAGGTATCAAACAGACCATTCATGGGTGAAGTTGTTCAGGCACTCAAATTAATATGCAATGAGTGTGATGAAACGAAAGAAATGGGGTCCAGAAGTTGTAGTCAGGAGGATCTGTCTCTAGACATGGATACTGGGATTTCTAACACTTTAGACCCCTTGGGAGTTCCTTTACATGGTCAATCCCCAGTCTCTCATTATGGTCAATCCCCAGTCTCTCATTATGATAGTGAGGTAGATGTTGAAAGGGGAATATCTGTATCAGATTTATTGAGCTCATCGGCAAGATATGCGATGCAAGATTCTGGGCCACTAGGGAGGCGCTCAGGTTCAGGGCCTTTAACATTAGGAAAAGCAAGGCAGCTATGGCAAAAGATGAGGCGATTATCTGGGGGTACGGTGAGCGAGCATGGTTTGATGTTCAAGTCATGGCGTGGATCTCGGTGA